Proteins from one Rubripirellula tenax genomic window:
- a CDS encoding SDR family oxidoreductase, translated as MNSKRSAKSNDRTALVTGGSGGIGSEICRRLAGNGYRVVVHYGNDRDSAERVVQEIADSGGLAIAYSADITDEVAIEKMFESACSEFGGLDAVVANAGVGGGGPIAQVELDDFKTLVSVNLVGAFLTLRESARRLSDGGRLIFVSSQLAERPRVGTGAYSATKAGVDAMLVSMSHELGARGITVNSVRPGATEPGMFAASDEARKEFFRDLSPFKRLGHPSDIAAVVSFLASDDAAWVTGQHIRADGGASN; from the coding sequence ATGAATTCGAAAAGATCAGCAAAGTCCAATGACCGAACCGCACTGGTCACAGGTGGATCGGGCGGCATTGGCAGTGAGATCTGTAGACGATTGGCCGGTAACGGATATCGCGTGGTGGTCCACTATGGAAACGATCGTGACTCCGCGGAAAGAGTCGTCCAGGAGATTGCTGATTCAGGTGGTCTTGCGATCGCGTATTCGGCAGACATTACTGACGAAGTTGCCATTGAGAAAATGTTCGAGTCCGCGTGCTCAGAATTCGGCGGTTTAGATGCTGTCGTGGCGAATGCGGGAGTTGGCGGAGGCGGTCCGATCGCGCAAGTCGAATTGGATGATTTCAAGACGTTGGTCTCTGTTAATCTTGTCGGTGCATTCTTGACTCTGCGCGAATCTGCGCGACGGCTCAGCGACGGTGGACGGTTGATCTTTGTCTCATCGCAGCTGGCCGAACGCCCTCGCGTGGGAACCGGTGCGTATTCAGCGACCAAGGCGGGTGTCGACGCGATGCTTGTTTCGATGTCGCACGAACTTGGGGCGCGAGGGATTACGGTCAACAGTGTTCGCCCTGGGGCCACCGAGCCTGGGATGTTCGCCGCCAGCGACGAGGCACGGAAGGAGTTCTTTCGTGACCTATCGCCGTTCAAACGACTTGGGCACCCCAGTGATATTGCCGCAGTCGTTTCGTTCCTGGCCAGTGACGATGCAGCCTGGGTTACCGGCCAACACATTCGCGCGGATGGCGGTGCGTCGAATTAG
- a CDS encoding ATP-binding protein translates to MEDWGKLIGDVPSATAILDRFLSDAEVIQITGDSYRLRGRRADKEVDPASQPKSKTSQTRKPGPAAEATEKTA, encoded by the coding sequence CTGGAGGATTGGGGCAAGTTGATCGGCGACGTGCCCAGCGCGACGGCGATCCTGGACCGGTTCCTGTCCGACGCCGAAGTGATCCAAATCACCGGCGACAGCTACAGACTACGAGGCCGCCGAGCCGATAAAGAGGTTGACCCGGCATCACAGCCAAAATCCAAAACCAGCCAAACCCGCAAACCGGGACCGGCCGCCGAAGCCACCGAGAAAACCGCCTAA
- a CDS encoding HEAT repeat domain-containing protein produces MADIPKHIADFKDESNSGLVQGRAMNALVAIGKPAVEPLIEALGSDDVSTRLMAINTLNLIGADAKDAIPSIQKLTSDPDADVKARATDVLANLKKL; encoded by the coding sequence GTGGCCGACATTCCCAAGCATATTGCTGACTTCAAAGATGAAAGCAATTCCGGCTTGGTTCAGGGCCGTGCGATGAACGCGCTTGTTGCGATCGGCAAGCCTGCCGTCGAACCGTTGATCGAGGCGCTTGGATCAGACGACGTGAGCACTCGACTGATGGCGATCAATACACTCAACCTGATCGGAGCTGACGCCAAGGATGCGATCCCATCCATTCAGAAGCTCACAAGCGATCCGGACGCAGACGTAAAGGCACGCGCAACTGATGTCCTTGCAAACCTGAAAAAACTGTAG
- a CDS encoding glycoside hydrolase family 95 protein has product MSAEEPTSGLIAGGPAKTLRLWYDEPAPDNDDGWVNRSIPMGNGYMGVNVFGGTTSERIQITENSLYDSTEGRGLRHGGLNNFAEVYIDFGHNNISNYERELNLNEGVSHVRYQQDGVEYSREYFTSYPDKVMAIRLTASKPGALSFTLRPTIPFWGTGKSGMGVANEDTITLSGVMDYYGVKYEGQLKVIPTGGTMKVGAWRSQRHALGTITVSDADSAVILVAVGTNYQISPEVFLTSENADKLSSFPHPHDKVTRYLNDAAAKSYEQLLANHQADYKKLFGRVSLDLGATQPSVCTDELVDAYPDGESSRYLEELAFQFGRYMLICSSRAGTLPPHLQGIWNVYSDPPWASQYLHDTNVQMAYAPAFCANLPELFESYVGFFKAFVPRQRQYATQYITEFNPSQLDSGGDNGWSGPFWTNPYTVTGKSPVAGFGTGSWIAQMFWDYYDYTRDPSLLADKVYPVMYDQANFVSRFVKDVDGVLLADPSSSPEQKLRNTVGTTFDQQMFYENHHNTLTAAQILGRSDSRLPTLKNQLQLLDPIQIGKSGHIKEFRQEQYYGEIGDPTHRHASMLLGLYPGQLINDATPAWLDAAKVSLTKRTNQTNIGWARAERIAMWARVHDGEEAYSFYESLLGENYLHNLFNDHRGGPLFQADANYGATAGVAEMLLQSQDHVVAPLTAMPEAWPEGSYRGLLARGNFEVSAQWSGGHASQLEVLSTSGGNLDLRYPNVTQAVIKTSEGQAVDFALKGSDQVSIKTTKGQTYVFTDIPVCIPVIAPTNLQLNEEAGTDQIQFFWTGSANATSYKLYRAVGNAPDYELIAAEISGTDFAYQAPDLKTVDQVTFKVTAVRADGRESDQGSIVIWLL; this is encoded by the coding sequence ATGTCTGCTGAGGAACCCACCTCTGGATTGATTGCAGGTGGGCCAGCCAAAACTCTACGACTCTGGTACGACGAGCCGGCCCCAGACAACGACGACGGATGGGTCAACCGGTCGATCCCGATGGGCAATGGCTATATGGGGGTCAACGTGTTCGGTGGTACGACGAGCGAACGCATCCAGATCACCGAGAATAGCCTGTACGACTCGACGGAAGGTCGAGGCCTTCGCCACGGAGGTCTTAACAATTTTGCGGAGGTCTATATCGACTTCGGCCACAACAACATTAGCAACTACGAGCGGGAACTAAACCTTAACGAAGGTGTCTCCCATGTGAGGTATCAGCAGGACGGCGTGGAGTACTCCCGAGAGTACTTCACCAGCTATCCCGACAAGGTGATGGCAATACGATTGACCGCGTCGAAGCCGGGCGCGTTGTCGTTCACGCTTCGGCCGACTATCCCGTTTTGGGGAACTGGCAAGTCGGGAATGGGGGTAGCGAACGAGGATACGATCACGCTGTCCGGTGTGATGGATTATTACGGGGTGAAGTACGAAGGTCAGTTGAAGGTCATTCCGACAGGTGGGACGATGAAGGTTGGCGCGTGGCGGTCGCAGAGACACGCACTCGGAACGATCACCGTTTCAGACGCCGATAGCGCGGTGATTCTGGTCGCAGTTGGGACCAACTATCAGATCAGCCCTGAGGTGTTTCTGACCTCAGAGAACGCCGACAAGCTTTCAAGTTTTCCCCACCCCCACGACAAAGTGACTCGGTATCTGAACGATGCGGCGGCGAAGTCCTACGAACAGTTGTTGGCAAACCATCAAGCTGATTACAAAAAACTTTTCGGTCGTGTGAGCCTTGACCTTGGTGCTACGCAGCCGAGCGTCTGCACCGACGAACTGGTCGATGCGTATCCCGATGGCGAATCGAGCCGCTACCTCGAAGAACTCGCGTTCCAATTCGGACGTTACATGCTGATCTGTTCGTCGAGGGCAGGCACGCTGCCGCCTCACCTGCAGGGAATCTGGAACGTCTATAGCGATCCGCCGTGGGCGTCGCAGTACCTGCACGATACCAACGTGCAGATGGCGTATGCGCCTGCCTTCTGTGCCAACCTGCCGGAGCTGTTTGAAAGCTATGTCGGCTTCTTCAAAGCGTTCGTCCCTCGCCAGCGCCAGTACGCGACGCAGTACATTACGGAGTTCAATCCCTCGCAGCTTGATTCAGGTGGCGACAACGGTTGGTCCGGACCGTTTTGGACCAACCCATACACGGTTACTGGGAAGTCACCCGTGGCCGGCTTCGGCACTGGTTCTTGGATCGCTCAAATGTTCTGGGACTACTACGACTATACGCGCGATCCGTCGCTGCTCGCGGACAAGGTGTATCCCGTGATGTATGACCAGGCAAATTTTGTATCCCGGTTTGTCAAAGACGTCGATGGCGTCCTGCTTGCCGACCCTTCTTCGTCCCCGGAGCAAAAGCTGCGGAACACGGTAGGCACGACCTTCGACCAGCAGATGTTCTACGAGAACCACCACAACACGTTGACGGCGGCACAGATTCTGGGACGCAGCGATAGCCGATTGCCCACGCTCAAGAACCAGTTGCAACTGCTTGACCCAATCCAGATCGGCAAGTCAGGGCACATCAAGGAATTTCGTCAGGAGCAATATTACGGCGAAATTGGCGACCCCACACACCGACACGCCTCCATGTTGCTCGGGTTATACCCGGGCCAATTGATTAACGACGCGACTCCGGCTTGGCTTGATGCCGCCAAGGTCAGCCTGACCAAACGCACCAATCAAACCAATATTGGATGGGCGCGTGCCGAAAGGATCGCGATGTGGGCCAGAGTTCACGACGGCGAGGAGGCGTACTCGTTCTATGAATCGCTGTTGGGCGAAAACTACCTTCACAACCTGTTCAATGACCACCGGGGCGGACCGTTATTCCAGGCGGACGCAAACTACGGCGCAACGGCCGGTGTGGCCGAGATGCTGCTACAGAGCCAGGACCACGTCGTGGCACCATTGACCGCAATGCCCGAGGCATGGCCCGAAGGCAGCTACCGAGGCTTGTTGGCGCGAGGCAACTTCGAGGTGTCGGCGCAGTGGTCCGGCGGTCACGCTAGCCAATTAGAAGTGTTGTCCACATCCGGCGGGAACCTGGACTTGAGATACCCCAACGTCACCCAGGCCGTCATCAAGACCTCCGAAGGTCAGGCGGTAGACTTCGCCCTCAAGGGCAGTGACCAAGTCAGCATCAAGACCACCAAAGGCCAGACCTACGTGTTCACCGACATCCCTGTCTGCATTCCAGTAATCGCGCCCACGAACCTGCAGCTAAATGAGGAAGCAGGAACAGATCAGATCCAGTTCTTCTGGACCGGCAGCGCGAATGCAACGTCGTACAAACTTTACCGCGCGGTTGGCAACGCACCGGACTACGAGCTGATCGCCGCCGAAATCTCGGGCACCGATTTCGCTTACCAAGCCCCGGACCTGAAAACAGTCGACCAGGTGACGTTCAAGGTCACCGCGGTGCGTGCTGATGGGCGAGAGAGCGACCAGGGATCAATAGTGATTTGGCTATTGTAG
- a CDS encoding YwqG family protein: MHDAELASHELTPHIDAIRQVARPCLVGSPCESDRDSYFGGMPRVPSNFDWPTKDGYPLAFVGQLHCRDLDLVPSDDGDLLFFYDNRHWGYKPKDIGHAIVTHIPSGVERHEPDLPTRTVPAFFGLTKKCVSPKHYQRVNVQFERSDSYPWYERELLTFPDDVADECYSEFCCSIRPDIQIGGFPSPIQSDYMERDCANAFGVGDVDDWVLLLQLFEIGDMMWGDAGALYWFIYRGDLSAMRFDRVWMVSQCH, encoded by the coding sequence ATGCATGACGCCGAGCTTGCATCACACGAACTGACGCCGCACATCGATGCGATTCGTCAAGTTGCACGTCCGTGTCTCGTGGGCAGCCCTTGCGAGTCTGATCGCGATTCGTACTTCGGCGGCATGCCACGAGTTCCGTCGAATTTTGACTGGCCAACAAAAGACGGCTACCCGCTCGCCTTCGTTGGGCAACTGCATTGTCGTGACCTTGACCTTGTGCCATCCGACGACGGCGACCTGCTGTTTTTTTACGACAATCGACATTGGGGATACAAACCCAAAGATATCGGCCACGCAATTGTGACCCATATCCCTTCGGGCGTCGAACGGCATGAGCCGGATTTGCCGACGCGAACGGTTCCTGCCTTCTTCGGTTTGACGAAGAAATGCGTCAGTCCTAAACACTATCAACGGGTCAACGTACAATTTGAACGATCCGATAGCTATCCATGGTACGAACGCGAGCTTCTTACCTTTCCCGACGACGTTGCCGACGAATGCTACTCCGAGTTTTGCTGTTCGATTCGGCCCGACATTCAAATCGGTGGATTCCCTTCACCGATCCAATCCGACTACATGGAACGCGATTGTGCTAACGCGTTTGGCGTTGGAGATGTGGATGATTGGGTCTTGCTCCTACAACTCTTTGAGATTGGTGATATGATGTGGGGCGACGCTGGCGCACTTTACTGGTTCATCTATCGCGGCGACCTAAGTGCTATGCGTTTCGACCGTGTCTGGATGGTATCGCAATGCCACTAA
- a CDS encoding GNAT family N-acetyltransferase, whose amino-acid sequence MNFDANPSEFLSPCEVINFDNTQVTRVANSLRSDCELETAKRCFHFVRDEIRHSSDFCTNPVTCKASDVLLHRTGYCYAKSHLLAALLRANKVPAALCYQRLTVDGDSGPYCLHGLNAVYLAAFGWYRIDARGNKDGLDAEFRPPTERLAFPITHTGERDLPGLHRSPILSVVGCLTQYSDWQSVYEHLPDSSDALPGNQLSESRHSESFVPGSLIEYASVTEEDLDKLATIRVEAMRESLEKVGRFDPQRARDRLRNSFHCEYTTAIIIAGQRVGFYTLRAGDDRLHLDHFYILPEFQLRGIGSAVMQRIKAVASRKQWSIRLGALRESPSHRFYQRHGFTKVSEDDWDIYYVFE is encoded by the coding sequence ATGAATTTTGACGCAAACCCATCGGAATTCTTGTCACCTTGTGAAGTCATTAACTTTGACAACACACAAGTGACCCGAGTCGCAAACAGCCTGCGATCAGACTGCGAGCTAGAAACAGCCAAGCGTTGTTTTCATTTCGTTCGCGACGAAATCCGACACAGCTCGGACTTCTGCACCAATCCAGTCACATGCAAAGCGTCTGACGTACTCCTCCACCGCACTGGGTACTGCTATGCCAAGAGTCACCTGCTGGCAGCGCTGCTTCGCGCCAACAAAGTTCCGGCGGCTTTGTGCTACCAGCGATTGACTGTCGATGGCGACTCCGGACCGTACTGTTTGCATGGACTCAACGCGGTCTACTTGGCTGCCTTTGGCTGGTATCGAATCGACGCCAGAGGAAACAAGGATGGTTTAGACGCTGAGTTCCGGCCGCCTACGGAACGTCTCGCGTTTCCGATTACTCATACCGGCGAACGGGATCTTCCAGGCCTGCACCGCTCACCGATCCTCTCAGTAGTCGGCTGTCTAACCCAATACTCTGACTGGCAGTCGGTGTATGAACACTTACCCGATTCGAGCGATGCACTGCCAGGAAACCAACTGTCCGAGTCCAGGCACTCGGAATCCTTTGTTCCGGGCAGTTTGATCGAGTACGCGTCAGTCACTGAAGAGGACTTAGACAAACTAGCGACGATTCGTGTTGAAGCCATGCGAGAGAGCCTGGAAAAAGTCGGGCGTTTCGATCCGCAGCGAGCACGTGACCGGCTCCGCAACTCGTTCCACTGCGAGTACACGACAGCCATTATTATTGCTGGCCAGAGGGTTGGCTTCTACACGTTGAGGGCAGGTGACGACCGATTGCACCTCGATCACTTCTACATCCTGCCGGAGTTTCAATTGCGAGGCATCGGCTCCGCCGTGATGCAGCGAATCAAAGCAGTCGCCAGCCGAAAACAGTGGTCGATACGACTGGGAGCATTGCGAGAGAGCCCATCCCATCGTTTCTACCAGCGTCACGGATTTACGAAAGTGAGCGAGGATGACTGGGACATTTACTATGTTTTTGAGTGA
- a CDS encoding helix-turn-helix transcriptional regulator: protein MINEVKALRVAKGWSQTVLADQLSVSRQTIHAIETGKYDPSLPLAFAIARVFEKTIEEIFQDEGR, encoded by the coding sequence GTGATCAACGAAGTCAAAGCGTTGCGAGTGGCAAAGGGATGGAGTCAGACGGTTTTGGCCGATCAGTTGAGCGTTTCTCGGCAGACGATTCACGCGATCGAGACGGGCAAGTATGACCCGTCTTTGCCGCTGGCGTTTGCAATCGCACGAGTCTTTGAAAAGACAATCGAAGAAATCTTTCAAGATGAAGGTCGCTGA
- the mscL gene encoding large conductance mechanosensitive channel protein MscL, translated as MSFIKDFKEFAFKGNLIDMAVGIVMGGAVAAIVKSFLDNIITPLIAAVAGVPDMSGLKFPIGGQIENADGKMEQAAINYGTFIQNTLDFIILAFVIFVALKVASRWMKKAEEEKPTPADIVLLTEIRDALKK; from the coding sequence ATGAGTTTCATCAAGGATTTCAAGGAATTCGCATTCAAAGGAAACCTGATCGACATGGCGGTCGGCATTGTTATGGGCGGGGCAGTGGCGGCAATTGTTAAGTCGTTTCTTGACAATATCATAACGCCTCTAATTGCTGCAGTCGCTGGTGTCCCTGATATGTCGGGGCTTAAGTTTCCAATCGGAGGCCAGATCGAGAACGCAGACGGAAAAATGGAACAAGCGGCAATCAACTACGGAACTTTCATTCAGAACACGCTGGATTTCATCATTTTGGCGTTCGTGATTTTTGTGGCACTGAAGGTTGCCAGTCGTTGGATGAAGAAGGCCGAGGAAGAGAAACCAACTCCAGCAGACATCGTTTTGCTGACCGAAATCCGCGACGCGTTGAAAAAGTAA
- a CDS encoding CIA30 family protein → MRTLILALAVYQLAVVASASPPVFFDKVDVFDGEKLIKDTGVLVVDGTISEIGTAIEPPPEAKVIDGDDRTLLPGLIDCHTHVVDESNLSQAVMFGVTTELDMMSIPGFARSLRKERDNPKAEVNRADFYSAGAAITVAGGHGTQFGFAVPTLAQSDNPATFVRQRIGEGSDYIKIMIEDGSAYGLERPTLKKQMVQASIDAAHERDRLAVAHVSTVEGAQLAVDCRIDGLAHLFCESAIPKTLIEQMKQQSVFVIPTATVVSNVAGHNSTNRLIEDDSIAPLLTPTNTTNLKNTFPNQAKKRNSLDKLKANILSLHRAGVPILAGTDAPNPGTVHGASLHHELRLLVESGLSPQAALAAATSLPADSFKLKSRGRIAVGYRADLVLVDGNPTKRIEDTSRIVGVWKNGRAIDRNVRINEVMREKAKPKTTPDSKGAMQVADFESGEVKAEFGSSWIVSTDKMMGGVSTGTMIVADGGASKTKRSLVVTGTVQDKAPAFSGVMFSPGPAPMAPIDLSSQRQIRFWAKGDGATKQLMLFFQKRGFTPSIKTFKTSNEWQEHTFKIADFDGCDGTDIIGFWFGSSQPGEFDFQIDEVSLTQ, encoded by the coding sequence ATGCGTACTTTGATCCTAGCCCTTGCCGTCTATCAACTCGCCGTCGTCGCTTCCGCTAGCCCGCCGGTGTTCTTCGACAAAGTCGATGTGTTTGATGGTGAAAAGCTGATCAAAGATACTGGAGTCTTGGTCGTTGATGGCACGATTAGCGAGATCGGGACCGCCATTGAGCCGCCACCGGAGGCGAAGGTGATTGACGGCGACGATCGCACGCTTCTGCCGGGCTTGATCGACTGCCATACGCACGTCGTTGACGAAAGCAATCTGTCGCAGGCAGTCATGTTTGGAGTCACCACGGAACTGGACATGATGAGCATTCCCGGTTTTGCTCGCAGCTTGCGAAAGGAACGAGACAATCCGAAGGCCGAAGTGAATCGAGCGGACTTCTATTCGGCGGGCGCGGCAATCACAGTCGCCGGGGGTCACGGCACTCAATTCGGATTCGCCGTCCCAACACTCGCCCAGTCCGACAACCCGGCGACCTTCGTCCGTCAGCGAATCGGTGAAGGTTCCGACTACATCAAAATCATGATCGAAGACGGCAGTGCCTACGGATTGGAGCGACCGACGCTCAAAAAGCAAATGGTCCAAGCGTCGATCGATGCGGCGCATGAGCGGGACCGCCTCGCGGTGGCTCATGTCAGCACCGTCGAAGGTGCTCAATTGGCGGTCGATTGCCGAATCGACGGCTTGGCACACCTGTTTTGCGAGAGTGCCATTCCGAAAACGTTGATTGAACAAATGAAACAGCAATCCGTTTTTGTGATTCCGACCGCCACGGTTGTGTCCAATGTCGCCGGGCATAACAGCACCAATCGCTTGATTGAAGACGACTCCATTGCACCGCTGTTAACCCCGACCAACACTACCAACCTGAAAAACACGTTTCCCAATCAGGCGAAGAAGCGTAATTCATTGGACAAGTTGAAGGCCAACATCCTCTCGCTGCATCGTGCCGGAGTTCCGATATTGGCGGGAACCGACGCACCGAATCCGGGGACGGTGCATGGGGCGAGCCTGCATCACGAACTGCGTCTGCTCGTTGAATCCGGCCTGAGTCCTCAAGCTGCGCTGGCCGCAGCGACCTCACTCCCAGCCGATTCATTCAAACTAAAAAGTCGCGGTAGAATCGCGGTCGGCTACCGTGCTGACTTGGTGCTGGTCGACGGCAATCCGACGAAACGAATCGAAGACACATCACGCATCGTCGGGGTTTGGAAGAACGGACGTGCGATCGACCGTAACGTTCGGATTAATGAAGTGATGAGGGAAAAGGCGAAACCAAAGACCACGCCGGATTCCAAGGGAGCCATGCAAGTTGCCGATTTTGAATCCGGTGAAGTGAAGGCGGAATTCGGATCAAGCTGGATCGTAAGCACGGACAAGATGATGGGTGGCGTTTCAACAGGAACGATGATTGTTGCTGATGGCGGCGCATCGAAAACCAAACGTTCGCTAGTCGTCACCGGGACGGTTCAAGACAAGGCACCAGCATTCTCGGGCGTCATGTTTTCGCCAGGACCGGCACCGATGGCGCCGATCGACTTGAGTTCACAAAGGCAGATTCGATTCTGGGCCAAAGGCGACGGAGCGACCAAGCAGTTGATGCTGTTCTTTCAAAAGCGAGGATTCACTCCTTCGATCAAGACTTTCAAGACGTCGAATGAATGGCAGGAACACACGTTCAAGATTGCTGACTTTGACGGATGCGATGGAACCGACATCATCGGATTTTGGTTCGGAAGTAGCCAACCAGGCGAATTCGATTTTCAAATCGACGAGGTGTCGCTGACACAGTAG
- a CDS encoding FMN-binding negative transcriptional regulator, whose amino-acid sequence MYIPSSFQVNEPEKLTAFMNDHSFATLVSYEAGVPFASHLPLRCFEDDDNRITLVGHMAIANPQWKHFVEENELLAIFHGPHSYISPTWYSVQTSVPTWNYASIHAYGMPKIISDEERVVSILAETVTFYEQGFDSPWSGELPADYQAQLIKAIIAFEIRVTRIEGKYKLGQNRSEADRQQVHDSLMASSQQNAIQLAQLMKAEGLACAEKAADESTEASHEI is encoded by the coding sequence ATGTACATTCCGTCGTCGTTCCAGGTCAACGAGCCAGAGAAGTTGACTGCGTTCATGAACGATCATTCATTCGCAACACTTGTTTCGTACGAAGCGGGCGTCCCCTTCGCCAGCCACTTACCACTGCGTTGTTTCGAGGATGACGACAACCGCATTACGCTGGTCGGCCACATGGCGATTGCCAATCCGCAGTGGAAACACTTCGTTGAAGAGAATGAACTGCTTGCCATCTTCCATGGCCCACACAGCTACATCTCGCCGACTTGGTACTCGGTCCAGACGTCCGTGCCGACATGGAATTACGCGTCGATCCACGCTTACGGAATGCCGAAGATCATCAGCGACGAAGAACGTGTCGTTTCGATATTGGCCGAGACCGTCACGTTCTACGAACAGGGATTCGATTCGCCATGGTCGGGTGAATTGCCGGCGGACTACCAAGCCCAGCTCATCAAAGCGATCATTGCCTTCGAGATTCGAGTCACACGCATTGAAGGCAAGTACAAGCTCGGACAAAACCGCAGTGAAGCGGATCGACAGCAAGTCCACGACTCGCTGATGGCATCGTCCCAGCAGAATGCCATCCAACTTGCACAGCTAATGAAGGCGGAGGGCTTGGCTTGTGCGGAGAAAGCCGCTGATGAATCAACGGAAGCGAGCCACGAAATATGA
- a CDS encoding DUF2178 domain-containing protein, protein MNALEKVAWTELVVSVLAIVVVLALYPWLGGAAMGGFGLLGLLGVTPIFMRKRGSQVASDERDQQIERQASWRGFGTAWMLMVCSLAAIMMWHSHHQRDISPGLLSMVIWIQFAFCYAIKGASSLIQYRGNHRAA, encoded by the coding sequence ATGAATGCATTAGAAAAGGTGGCCTGGACTGAACTTGTCGTTTCTGTGCTGGCGATTGTTGTCGTCTTGGCCTTGTACCCGTGGTTGGGCGGAGCAGCGATGGGCGGATTTGGGTTGCTCGGGTTGCTGGGCGTCACTCCGATCTTCATGCGCAAGCGAGGCAGTCAAGTCGCTAGTGATGAACGCGACCAGCAAATTGAACGACAAGCGTCATGGAGGGGATTCGGTACCGCATGGATGCTGATGGTGTGCTCGCTTGCGGCGATCATGATGTGGCACTCCCACCACCAGCGCGATATATCGCCTGGATTATTGTCCATGGTGATATGGATTCAATTCGCGTTCTGTTACGCCATCAAGGGCGCGTCGTCGCTGATTCAATACCGAGGAAACCACCGTGCCGCGTAA
- a CDS encoding helix-turn-helix transcriptional regulator yields the protein MPRKPEPNLTNCVRELRGDTKGMTQQSLADAVSVTRQTIVAMETGTYTPSLALAIRIARVFDCGVEDVFTLDE from the coding sequence GTGCCGCGTAAGCCGGAACCGAACCTAACCAATTGCGTTCGAGAGCTGCGTGGTGACACCAAAGGCATGACTCAGCAATCGCTAGCGGATGCCGTCAGCGTGACCCGCCAAACGATCGTCGCGATGGAAACTGGCACCTACACGCCGTCACTCGCGCTGGCGATCCGCATCGCAAGGGTCTTTGACTGCGGAGTCGAGGATGTGTTTACGCTGGATGAGTAG